The nucleotide sequence tttgttttttttttaaaccaaaaggTTTGGATTAGTTGGTCTCTATGGTCCTTTTCAGTGTCTAGAAAAGGGAAACGATTCCTCTAATCTTGAAAgggccttcctttccttctcttcaagCAAAAGAATTCTCCTGCCAGGAATAATCCTTGATCATCCATTTAGCTTCCTCCTGATACAATGGGTATCTAAAAGCCGACCTCCTCCAGGATCCCTTCCTGGGAAAGTGTTCAGCTGCCTAAAACTACTTTctcaaaatcaaatgtaaaaaaaaaaaattgcgtTTTGcaaaactatacatatataacctatatcaaattgtttgccctctcaattaaaaaacaaatagtaaaaacttttttatatgcaattagaaaaatatatactttctGCCTTACCGAACAATTAAAATCCTATATGGCTGGGCTGGAAGGGATCGAAGAAATCATCTTCTCTAGCTCATAtctcaatcagtcagtcaataacatttattaagtacctactgtgccaggcactagaacTGGGCATACAAAGGCAAGAAGGCACTCTGTGCTCTccaggagttcacagtctaatggagagacAACGTGTAAATAATGACAAACACATTATAAGTTAAATAGATGATTTCTCTacttatataaattaataaatatataattgtatattttgtgcaaatgtaattaaataaaataaaagataaattaaaaataagcatcgaaaagaaggcactagaattaaaggagaacgggaaaggctttctgtagaatgtgggattttagctgagacttaaaggaagccaggagatggagatgaagatAGAGAACATTCTACCAATGGGGACAATGGGTGAAAATGCCTGGAACCTGGAGTATCTTATTCAACCAataacaaggaggccagtgtcactggaataAGGAATGCATGTGTAAGGTAGGCAAGAAAAtgggtaagaagactggaaaggttggggggaggggaaggcaaAGTTACAGATTCTGGCCACCAAGCACCAAGCACTCTGAACACCAGCTCGAGGATTTTATTCTGAATCTGAGAGATGATCAAGAGCCACCAGAGGTTATTGATCTAAACTGAGCTAGGGAATTCAGAGTCAGCGGGAAGGGAGAGAATCCTAGATTTGGACAAGAATTTCTTCCTACAATATATTGGATAAGTGGTCACCCTTGCCTGAAGACCTCTTGGGaaggggaactcactacctcctcCAGGTAGCTCATTCCATTTTGGGAAATCTCTAAGCAGTTAGCAAGATTCAATTGATATGAAACCTAAATCTGCTCCTCATCACTCTTAGTTCTGTCCTCCCAGTCAAGTAGAATAAGTCTAATCTGTCCCTCTCTTCCATGGTGGTCTGTTTCAAACACTCGAAGACATCTATCAAGTTTCCTCTAACTCCTCTCTTCCCCAGACTAAATATCTCCAGTTATTTTAAGGGAAAACCCTTCTCTGGTCCCCTCCATCTTATCCATGCCCACCCCAGAACTGGAAAAAAGCTTCAGCTGTAATTCGTCTGGTCAAGCCAGAATGTTACACAATGACTACCTCCTTGAAAATATTATCCATTaagttattataattaaaaatctATAATATATAGCACACCTCCTCACTAGGAAGGAGTAACTTTAAAAGGCAATCTTGATCTGCCTTTGTTTTCTGAATTAGGATTTTTGGATTTCCTAttcttcagttatttttgctTAAAATACTGCAAGACAACCCATTCCCAGGTTCACTTCTCTTTGAACCCAACTCTACTCTTTCCCCCCATGTGTCCCTCTTTCTCCTACTTTTAAAGTTTTACTCAGTTTAttaattcccttttcttcctatttatctaaatcttttttttttctctctggtaagtaataataatcattttaattgtATAATACCTAATTATTCATCACACAATAGTAATCTTAGttcaatgaaaatattattacGTATTATTAATATGCAATGACACATGATATAAACAATACAcaacattattatattaatataatgtgtaatagtaatattataatatttaaaattatatttgctatacaaataatattagtaaagaaTTAATTTAGCCTAATATCACATGGTCATTTTTTGTGGGGGAGGGCTGCCAAGTAACATCACTATCAAGTTACATCTTCCATTTTacacttgtgaagttgatttttttaactcaaatatGGGATTTCTTCTTATTAAACTTCATCTTATTGAATGCATGGTGGGTGAGAGCAGGCCTCAAAGTGGTAGGAAGCAAGAACCACATGGTATAAACAATGTAAAGGATAATCATTGAAGAAATGTATGATCACAAAAGGTGAGTTGGTCACACAGCTACCTGTATGATGAATTTGCTGTGGCCCTGAGGACCTGAGGAAGTTCCCTCGCCCCATGATGTTGGGTGGACTGTTTTTGTCAAACTTCTAGGAGGATGGAGACAAGAACTGCATTCAGATCTTATATGAATAGATTTCCATCTCCATTGTTGAAGGAGATTCCCATAATAAGGAGATCACGAATATTGAAGATTTAATCCCATGttctgtcaagatctttttggatactGGCTTTGTCATCCAACATGTTAGTTATCCTTTGGCTTTGTGTTGTCTGTAAATTTAACATGTCTTTATCTAAGTCAAGAGTAAAAATGTTAAGTAGATCCTCTGGGAGCTCCTTTGGTGACATCCTCCCAAAATGGTATTGATCTGAACCATTGATATTGAACCATTAACTACATTGGCTACTCTTTGGGTCTCACTTATCCCCCATTTCCAATCAATTGttaagtcttgtcatttctactttcctAATATCTCTTGTTTaatcctccttctctcctctgacactgacaCTCGGTTTCAGACCCTCAACACTTTTCATGCCTTGGCTAGTGCAATAATCTGCTGATTGATCTTCCTGCCTCATTTCTCTCATTCCTGTTCCTCTTCCATTCAATTTAACCACCCACACCCCAATTCAAAAAACTCTAGTGGCTCTCTATATCCTCCATTTGGCTTTCAAAGACCTTTAGACTctttttacctttccagtcttcttactcctTATTCTTCAACCTTCCAGCTGTACTCTTAGATCCAGCAACACTAGATTCCTCACTGTTTCTCATCTCTCTTAACTCCAAGGATTTTCATTGGCTGTATCCCATGTctggaatcctctccctcctcatctccatctcctggcttctttgAAGTCTCAGCTGAAGTTCctccttctgcaagaagccttttctgatcccttttattttttttatttaaatccttcccttctattttagtatctgtcttagaactgataactGATAACTgcatggcaagggctaggtaatggaaattaagtgatttgcccaggatcacatagctaggaaatatctgaggtcagctttaaacttaggacctcatgtctctaggcctgggtctctatccactgaaccacctacatGCCCCTTTGGgctcttttctaaaaaatgtttttttttcttattttctccattaattctctttccttcctgcatAAATTTTTACTCTTTGACTCCTAGGCTATAGGTTCAAGAACCTATTCATCTAGACCTTATACATACCACTTGTCCTTGCTTTCAATGAGAGAAAAGTTTAGAGAGGAAGCTTGGTACAATGGAGAGATTGAAGAGTTGGGATTAGggaatcttggttcaaatcccagctctgccattaacTACCCATTTAACCTtcctagatctcagtttcctcaactgtaaaaggaagaggttggCATAGATggacttgtttttttaaacctttatcttccatttcagaatcaatattgtgtattggttccaaggcagaagagcactataggctaggcaatgagaattaagtaatttacccagggtcacacagctaggaagtgtctgaggctgtatttgaacccaagacctccatctctagacctagttctcaatccactgagccacccagctgctctcaaATTAGATGGATGCGTTGGGTCCCTCTCATTTCAAAACCATATGATCCCATTAAGTGCTTTGGCCATAATGTGAGAGTCTTGAAATTCTGTCAGTAGGTACTGCCTCTACTAAGATAGATGACAATTACCTCTATACCATAGTAGAACATCTTCTTGAATTGCTGTGTGTATTAATCTATTATattgtaaatttatatttttcttaatataatatgatacacatgatatttctatataatataacacatatttctatataatatgtgatttatatttatgtatgtgtacatgaTACATGAGCATATAGTATATaacacatattatataatatataaattacatattacatagtatatgtgtatgtgtgtgtgtgtatatatatatatcactcaccctgctccttccccttccctcaacTAAACCTAAggccctcctctccccttttctaCCTCCCATCCCACCATTCTGGTGATACACGACTCTAAACTTAGCTAAGCCATCCTTTGATGACAGATGCACTAGCCAGTACCCAGACATATGCAGTCAGTATTCAAGGCTTTGCCAGCTTGGTAGGGCCAGCCAGAACTCACATTCCACTAGCATAGCCTTCCAGGACCTCACCACCACAATGAAGAATGGAAGAAGACTTTAGTAGAGTAGGAAAGCCCGGtatgaatatttgttgaactgatgCAAGTCTACTCTGGGGAAACTGGAGATTACCTCCTTTCTTGGTGCCGTGTACCTGGATGGTCAGCTGTCATCCCTTGTAAATCTCCAGGGCTATGTGGGGATGATCCAGTGGCTGGCCTGGAATAAGTGTCCGTTTGTAGAACCAAAGGATCCAGGACTAAAATAAGTCTTGGAGAGCATTCCGTCCAATgcagatgaataaaatgaggcTGGATGGTACAACTTGCCAACGTCACTTAGAGAGTAGAACTAGGATTGGAATGTAGGATCTTGGTTCCAAAATCTTGGTTCCAAATCCAGGCCACTTCCCAATCCTCAGCCCCATCCTGTCCTAAGTGTTGCTTTCTCTGGCTTTGTTCCCCATATTCCCTCCACCCCTACAGAGGCACTGGGAGATACAACCACAGGGAGTCTAGAAAAGCACAGATGAGAGACTCGTCGGAACCCTGCCATATGCAGACAGAACAACTTTATTAAAAATGCAGCTGTTAGAAAAACCCTCAGAGGGGATGTCTGACACAGACAGTGGCTGGCACTGAGAAGTACAAATCTTAAATAAACTCATCAGGAGAGGGACAtgcaaatacattttttctttaaaaaaagaaaaaaagttctccCTCCCCAAATAAAAGACTACAATGAAGTAAATCCCCCCAATTGGCCGGTTTGTTTTGATTGTCTGCAACTTCGAAGACTCACGGGACCCTCAGCTCTTTTGAGGCCATGTCTTTGGTTGAGGAGAGATGGAGTTTGAAGGATAGAGTTTTCAAAGGGATTATTACCTGGttctttttcctggttctgtcctGGATTCCCCAGCTGAGCTCTCAAAAGCTCAGGAACCCGGCAGATGTAGAAAATAGACAGAATCTGGCAAAGGAGAGGGCAGAGAAGGCACTTTCTTAGAGGGCATGGCCcagaggtggtggtggtgctTTGCATGGTTTTGTGGCTGGCCCTAAAAGAGGATTAATGTCACCTCCAGTCCTGGTCATGGGATAAAGTGCAGCAGGTGTGGGCAACTGTCAGCTACTGGGAAGAGGGGGTCTGTGTTCATGGGCTCacatttggagctggaagggacctgagaggtcactgaggcccagagaggtggaATTGCTTGCTCTGGGTCATAAAACTAGCCCATCTCTTGGGCAAATCTGAATCCAGGATTTCCAAGTCCAACATTATTTACTCTCCCATAGTCTCTCCTAGCAGGGGGAGGGCTTAAACCTCTTCTCAATTCTGGTCTCTTTTTCTGTAGACACAGAAATGCCCCTTTAGTTAATACTGGGTGAAAAAAGTCTCCCTCCTCTGGCTGTGCAGCCCCACCCCAGCCCCTAAGAGAAGTACAAACAGTCTCTCAGAATGCTTCTCCAGGGCAAAAGCTGCCCCCTTGTCCTGCTCAGAGGGAGGCCAGGACGGCAGCCTTTGGATGTCACTGTTGAGTGCTGGGCCTGCCTGGGGGGGAGACGCCTGCAGCCCTCAGAAGGAACCCTTGAAGGATGAGCCCGGGCTGGATCGTTGCCTCCCACCCCCCAGGGCACTCCAGGATCTGGGCAGTGGTGGGCCTTGGGGCTCCCGGAGGGTTTCTCCTGGAGGGATGGTCACTGTCGACAAGCCTCCCTGGTGACATTGGGCAGCGGGTAGGCGAAGAGAGAGAAGTCCAGGATGTACTTGGGCAAAAGCTCCTGCAGCAAGGCCCTGGGAGTACTGCAGAGATGGTAGTGGAGGCTCTCAGGACTGGCTGGCCGATACCAGGCCTGGCGGGATGGGAATCGGACGGTGGGGGGTGCCCTCACCCACTCCAGCACGCGGTTGGCATCGGCTTCCAGGCGCTCATAGAAACCCACAAAGTCATAGCGCACGGCACAGGGTTGGCACAGCTGGTACACGGGCATCCAGTGCTCATTCATGCGCTCCGGCTCTTCATCCACCAGGTATCTGAGGAACTCGGGGAAGGTGACATCGTCTCCCGCAGGGCTGGGGCCCGCCCCCGGCCTGTAGCGACGGACAATCTCGGCGCCATAGCGCTGCTGGTACTCCCTGATCTCCCCAAATTTGTTTCGGTAGGCAGAGAGGAGGCGCTCCATCGGGTCTCTGACGAATAAGAATTTGAAATAGTGCTGAAGGCGGTACCGGATCTCCTCCGGGCGCAGGTCGGCCAAGAACACCAGGTCACTTCGATGGTCCATCTTGAGCCGCACGTCCACGCTGTCCAGGGCCCCGGCCAGGACCTTGAGGACGCGCTTCCAGTTGGAGCAGGCCACCTTGGGGACATAGCAGTAGAGGAAACGGTACTGGTCACTCACTAAGATGTGGCGGAAGAGAGTTCGACGCTGCCCTGCAGGGAGATCCCAGGGGTCCCGGGGCATGCTTGGCTGCCCACAAACAGCCCGCAGGGTCCGATTCCGGACATCCTGTCGAACTTGGTGGTCGGGGTCCCCAGGGTCCAACGTCATCCCTGGACCTCCGGCTGCCCCCTTCCGCCAAACTGGGTCCATCCTGCCATGGGGGTGCAAAGGCGGAGGCTTCATCTCGGCCAGGATGCCTCTCTCGATCATGAGCAGCAACCCGCTGGAGGCCACGATCACGCCAAACATCAGCATGGAGGGCAGAAGCAGGGGTGGGCCCCCGGAcccacccctccccctccccccaccggGGGGGCTCCTTCTTGAAGGCCGCCCCAGGGGCTCCGGGCCCTTCGGGGCTGTCAGTGGCGTGAGAGGCCGGGGGAACATGGGGTTTGCTCCCGCTACTTAAACTGTAACTTGAGTTGACTTTTACGGGACAGAGCAGTCGCTTGGAAACAACACGGAGGCTCGGGCAGCTAGGGACGGGATGGAGGGGCTCAAAGTAAGTCCGGTTTCAGGCCTAGGCCAGGGGGAGGGTACAGGCTGCTGCGCTCCGAAGCTGGGCGAGAGGAAGCGCTGGGGGTCTGGGAGGCGAGCCCGGGAGAGGCGCGGGGCGCCCGGCTCAGGCCAGACAGAGCGGCCCAGAAGGGGCCAGTGGACGTTACCGAGTCCGGAGCTGCAGACGCCACGGTTCGGGCCGGCGGGGCAGGAGGAGGGAAGCAGCGGAGGCCGGATGTCCCGCCTGGCCCAGCTCCCCCTTCTCGAGCTCGGCCCGGCCCCAGCTGTGACATAGAGCGGAGGGCGGGAGAAAGGGCTCCGCCTCCACCCAGCCGGGGCTCAGGTTGGGGGCTCCCACCACTTCTTCCCGCTCGGGATGCATCTCGAGCCTCCTGCCCCAGCCCCCTCCGGAGTGGGGGCACAATCTGAGCTCAGCAGGTTCAAGGTTGGGGGCGCCACACCCTTCTCCCCGCCTTGGGCGGGAGAAGAGAAAGCACCCCTGGCTGTGGGTGAGCTCAGCCCTCAGTAAGCCTGGCAAGGGTCCTTAGAGAGAGGAGCCCAGGCGCTCTGCACCTCCCCGACAGCTGCATGGACAAAAGAAGCCCTAGAGTCCTCTAAACTGAATTGGGGTGGGGTGGGCGCATTGAGGACCTCCAGGCATTGGCAGTCATTCACTCTCCTTTCACCCAAGTCCCCCATTCGTCCTTCAGTCATCAGCTGGACACCTCGGTGTGCCCTGGGCCGGAGGGGGCCCACCATGGGTGGGATGGAGGATGAGCACTTCTCTACCTAGAATTTCTGCCCACCCGGCAGGCTTTTCCCCAGTAGGTTCTACACTGTTAACAGCTTCTTTCAGTCTGAATGGGACTGGGGCTGGGAAAGAAGAGGCACTCACTGGTCCAACCTCACAGCCAGGCCAGGCCAAGCCAGAACTGGGATTCAGACTAAGGTTCTGGCTTTCCATTTTGAAGCTTCACCCATGAGAGGCCTCTCCCCACTCAGCCTCCCCAGTCCCAGCAGCTGCAAGCTGTTGGATATACTTTTCATTCAGAGCATGGGGAATTGCGCCATCAGGCACATTTGCAGTTTGGTACAGTCCGTGGAAATGGCACGAGACTTTGGAGTCTGCAGGCCCAGGCTTCTgatccttcctcttcccctttctgcctcagtgaccttggccaaatcactgaGCCTCCCTTCGGCTTGATTTCCTCCTCAAAATatggggattggactagatggcttcggAGCTCCTTTCCTGTCACAGAACCACTAGCCAACAGTCTCCCCAGCCTATCAATCTCCCATGGAGAATTCACTAGGGCACTCGGGAAGCACAGGATACCTCCACCACTGTATGAGATGATTCCAGCAGGGGAGAGACCTAACAAATAATCCAGGAGTAATGAAACCCCCTTGCTTGGTACCTCTGCTTGGGGCCATGGATCCCTAGAATGATTGACTGCAAAGTGGGGAGGGAcgtggagaagaggaaggagccaAGGATGACTCCTATTTGGCCCTAGAGGGATTGGGAGCATGGAATGCTTTCAAGAGAGGGATGGGTTgatttgggggaggaggaagggtctTGAAAGCAATGTAGTCCATTCCAACAGGGTGGCAAAGAGTTGGTAGGATTTAactgtctttccagatttttcctgTTAGTTCTTCCCAGGGTTGGGGATAGGGAAGTGATGGGAATTCCCAGAACAGTGACCACCTACAAAGTTtgatgtatttttctttctctggcattACAGATAATACACAGATAATTAGCTGACTAGTTGGTTGTATATACCTGCTTCAATCATACCATGTGCCTCCCAAAAGCCCTCCCCACACTGTTTACTGGTAAACTTCAGAACGGCAGATACGATGTCTTCCTTTAGGTTAGGATCTTTGTTCCATTCACAAGCTCTTTGCTGGATTATCTTTGCCACCAATGCCCCATGGGCAAAACTTGTGCCCATTATCTTTCCCAGGCTGGCACCCAAAGTGTCTATGGGTCTTGCTCCCTTCCCAGACATCCTTGAGGAGAGGATGGTGCTACTGGGGCTGTTCCCTACCTCTTTGGGAAATACTTTGGTCTTCAGGAAAAGACACTCTCGTGGTTGGGGGTTGGGAAAACAGTTAACAGAGTGGGCATTACTTTTTACCTGTTCTACCCTCCTGacatttaaatgcttattatgtacaggtttctcatctgtaaaatgggcacaacaAATGCACCTTCTCCTTATAGGATATTTGAGAactgaatgaaataatatatataaagcactttgcaaacctcaaagcccCATGTGAATtagctgttgttgctgctgccgCTATTACTATACTGCTATCTCCTCAGAGCAGACTTTTGCTCACTCAGTAAATTAAGATCGAGTTGAAGATCACATTGCACCAAACCAGTTCCCTTGTGAGTCATCCTAAATCAGTGATACATTCCCTGAATCATCCCCATCTTCAGGTGGAGGGGGAGAGTATGATTTAGTTGGAGTTGGGACAATCTGGGAAACATTTTCTTCCCATCCCTACTCTAAGGTAGATTCTTGGAAAAGGATCGAAGGGTGGAAAATTCACCTTCGTGATCCATGAGTCATCTGATCTCTCCATATCACAAGTGTGCAGAACCCTCTCCACCCCCTTTTCCTTGGGCTTAACAATAATTGGGTCAATATTACCATTGCTTCTGGGATGGGCACATCAACAATCAGATGCCCTGTAGCCTCCAATCCCCATCTCTGGGACATCACTCCTCCTTGACCACCACCGTCCTAAAAGTACGGTCTCCCTTGAGGtgactccttgaggtcagggattttttctcttgtttcaaTGCATCCACAGTACTAGGCACATAGTAAgcttgcttattcattcattcatcttaaAGATCTTTGAGACCCACCCAGTCCCCCTCACCATCACCCACAAAAGGGTTCAATCCGTGTCCCAAACCCTCTCTAATTTGCCCCATGATTTTTgctgaggggtggggtggggggaaggttcTCTGTACTGCAATGATACACGGACACATGAAATAGAGACCCACAGGCAAAAGATGACAAGACACCAAAGAAGTGAACCTTTTCTAAATCAAtacaatttctcaaatttattttttttttcttaaagaattacTTCTAATTTCTCTGTCAGAAGGGGGTGAGGGAAGGTTTCTCCCCCCTTGTAAACACTGAAATACAGATCTGGGAAACCAGGGGAGACACAAAAAAAGTGCATTTTACAAAATTAtcaactaaaatatattttacatggatTACACTTCCATTGAAATTCTACCAGCTGCATTTTcagtttcaaaaaatatttccatatctaagagattaaaaaagCATGAAAGAGTCCTGGGTGGCAGCAGGGTGCCCTGCCTTGAGGAGAAGGAACCCGAGGAGCAAAGTCTCTTCCCTCCCTGGCTGGAGGGTGGGTCTCCTTCTGGAGGGCTAGAGGAGGCTTAGTTTTTATTTACTAGCAGGGATCACTGAGGATCCCCGGGGACGGAGCGGTATCTAAGGATACCCCAACTGCTGGGCAGCATGAAGAGCTCCAATCCCAAGCCTCTCTCATCAATCAATCCCCCTACTGCCTGCTGTGGGCAAGGTGCCCTGAGCATCCCAGGATTCCAATCCCTCCCAGACTGATTCTTTCCCCTAATCAGCTTATTTGTTTGAGGGGCCCTCAGATTCCTCTCCTCCTTAATTGGGACTGGGCTCCCCTCTTATAACTTCTCCTCTGTACCCTAGGGACCTCATCCACTCCTTGGTGGATATGAACTGCCTCtgtcccttccccccacccccccagaagCCTCAAAATGAAGGAACACAGAGAGAGAACAAGGACAAAGCAGGGGTGCCACAAAGGCCTCGAGAAGGTCTGGCCTTGCACAGGCTCTCCCCGGATCATGAGGCTTTTTGCCTATCGCACAGCCTGATCCCTTCAGCTCCCTATGAATCGACGGCTTCCCCGGGAGTGAGGGCGAGGAGGGCAAACACACTGGTGAGGGGTGGGCAGCTGGCAGCCCAGCTAACTAGAGGCGAGACCCTCGGTCTcagcctctccctcccccatcacGGTCCCTCTTTGGTATGAATAGGAAATAAACAGGGCCTGCTCCCTGCGGCCACctcactccccaccccaccctggcCAGGCCCAggggagaagggggtgggggggggctcCTAACCTGCTCTTTTCTCGGGGCCATCCCTAGGAAGAAAGGTGAGGTCAGAGCCCAGTCCTCAGCTCAGGCTAGAAAGGAACAAAAAGGGAAACCCAGGTCCCTCCCTAGCTCCAGGAGCGAGTAGCGGCAGCTCTCAGCAGGTCTGCGGACTGATACAGTGTTGATTCTCATTCTGGTTTAAATTAGTGCAATCTACAAAGGGCTTCCGGGGGGACAGACTAGACGGGCAGGcgggggagggtggggggagtggTGGGCCACCCCGCTCTCCTTTGGTTTGTTTTAGGACTGGGCTCCAAGAGTTGGGTGTTGAAGGTCTGCAGGAGGCTCTGTAGAACCTCAACGTGTAAGGCAAGAGGAAAAAAGTCTCCAGCAAATcaggtagtatttttttttctctctccctgaccCCACCCCCCCTCCCAAGTACCCACCCTCCCCAAAACCCCCACACCCTGTGTCGGGCAGTCTCCTTCTGGGAGCCCCTGCGCACCTTCTCTGGGCCAGGAGGACGGGAAGCCGGACGTCTTCAGCTGGTCAGGGCCCATCCTGGGCTCACTCCCACCCAAGTGGAGGGGCCTGCCCTCGCCCCCAAGGCAGCGGGATGCTGCGGGCGACCGGGCTGAGAAGCAGAGAGGGTGCTCTGGAGGCCTGGCAGGATGCAGCAGGCCCCTGGCTTAGGGAGAGGGGTCAAGTGCTCAAGAAAACAGGCTCTGGCTTTCTGAGGCACGGGCTCAGGGGTTTGCTCAGAGCTTGGGGAGCCTAGGGGGGGTGGAGGGCAGGGAAAGGGAGCCCCCAGGAGCGGGCAGCAGCTGGTCACAGTGTGGC is from Gracilinanus agilis isolate LMUSP501 chromosome 2, AgileGrace, whole genome shotgun sequence and encodes:
- the CHST14 gene encoding carbohydrate sulfotransferase 14, encoding MFPRPLTPLTAPKGPEPLGRPSRRSPPGGGRGRGGSGGPPLLLPSMLMFGVIVASSGLLLMIERGILAEMKPPPLHPHGRMDPVWRKGAAGGPGMTLDPGDPDHQVRQDVRNRTLRAVCGQPSMPRDPWDLPAGQRRTLFRHILVSDQYRFLYCYVPKVACSNWKRVLKVLAGALDSVDVRLKMDHRSDLVFLADLRPEEIRYRLQHYFKFLFVRDPMERLLSAYRNKFGEIREYQQRYGAEIVRRYRPGAGPSPAGDDVTFPEFLRYLVDEEPERMNEHWMPVYQLCQPCAVRYDFVGFYERLEADANRVLEWVRAPPTVRFPSRQAWYRPASPESLHYHLCSTPRALLQELLPKYILDFSLFAYPLPNVTREACRQ